A stretch of Clupea harengus unplaced genomic scaffold, Ch_v2.0.2, whole genome shotgun sequence DNA encodes these proteins:
- the admb gene encoding pro-adrenomedullin yields the protein MKLFLQFVLLCCVLATLVPCSRSTQAELSAESRKRLSIWLQSLVRRDVHRRLSVREEDSLNRLEESRSSTPLMSHLRIKRTSNPMKTSGCNLVTCAVHELAHRLHGINKQKAEAPQHKIGANGYGRRRRR from the exons ATGAAACTGTTTCTCCAGTTCGTCTTGCTTTGTTGTGTGCTGGCCACACTTGTGCCCTGCTCCAGGAGCACCCAGGCAGAACTCAGCgcagagagcagaaagag GTTAAGCATCTGGCTGCAAAGCTTGGTGAGAAGAGACGTCCACAGAAGATTAAGCGTGAGGGAGGAGGACTCTCTCAACAGGCTCgaggagagcaggagcagcacaCCCCTCATGTCCCACCTCAG aaTAAAGAGGACGTCAAACCCCATGAAGACGTCCGGTTGCAACCTGGTCACCTGTGCTGTCCACGAACTGGCCCACCGCCTGCACGGCATCAACAAGCAGAAAGCCGAGGCCCCCCAGCACAAAATCGGCGCCAATGGATACGGTCGCCGTCGGAGACGCTGA